aatagggcaccgcgtatttcctttgagatgacacggtatagactgaggtttagagaaatctaaactgtcgtttcttgaaagtttggggcttcgacacttatgtgaaaaagtttcagtttgataagctcgaacccaaagcggataaatgcatcttcataggatatccaaaacagttgggtacatctcctatctcagatccgaaaacaaagtgtttgtttctagaaacgaatcctttctcgagggaaggtttctctcgaaagaattgagtgggagggtagtagaacttgatgaggttattgaaccatcacttcaaccagtgtgtagcagggcgcaggaagttgttcctgtggcgcatacaccaattgaagtggaagctgatgatggtgatcatcgagcatcggatcaagttactacaagcctcgtaggttgacaaggtcgcgtactactacagagtggtacggtaaccctgtcttggaggtcatgttgttgaacaatagtgaacctacgagttatgaagaaagcaatggtgggcccggattccgacaaatggctgaaagccatgaaatccgagagaggatccatgtatgaaaacaaagtgtagactttggaaaaactacttgatggtcataggactattgagtaaagatggatctttaaaagaagacagacgatgatggtgataagtcactattaagaaaagctcgacttgtcgtaaagatgttttcgacaagatcaaacagttgactatgatgagactttctcactcgtagtgatgctaaaggtctgttagaattatgttagtagttgctgcattatttatgaaatattgcacgtaggatgtcaaaacattgtttcctcgacggtttccttgagcaaacattgtatgtgatacaaccaggaggttttgtcgatcctaaagatactagcaagtatgcaagctccagtgatccttcaatggactggtgcaagcatctcggagttggaatatacactttgatgagatgatcaaagattttgggtttgtacaaggtttatgagaaacttgtatttccaaagaagtgagtgggagcactatagaatttctgataagtatatgtggttgacatattgtggatcagaagtaatgtagaatttctgtaaagcatacaaggttgtttgaaaggagttttcaaaggaatacctggattgagctacttgaacgttgagcatcaaagatctatggagatagatcgaaagcgcttaatggaagtttcaacaagatgcatgccttgacaagtttttgaaggagttcaaaatagatcaacaaagaaggagttcttggttgcgttgtaaggtgtgaatttgagtaagactcaaaacacgaccacggtagaataaagagaatagacgaaggtcgtcttctatgccttagccgtagaatctaaagtatgccatgctgtgtactgcacctgatgtgtgccttgactcaaagtctgttgagaggtacagagagtgatccatgattgaatcactagcagcggtcaaaatttatccttagtaactaatggactaaggaatttttctcgattatggaggtggttaaagagttcgtcgtaaagggttacgtcgaggcaagctttgacactaatccgaataactatgagtagtgaaacggattcgtatagtagagtagatatttggagcatttccgaatagcacgtagtagcagcatctataagatgacataaagatttgtaaagaacgcacggatctgaaagtttcagaaccattgactaaaacctctctcacgagcaagacgtgatcacacgCCATAACTATATAGGTATTGGATTCgttgcaatcacatgatgatgtgaaatagattattgactctagtgcaagtgggagactgttggaaatatgccctagaggcaataataaattagttattattatatttcttagttcatgataatcgtttattatccatgctataattgtattaattggaaacacaatacttgtgtggatacatagacaaaacactgtccctagtaagcctctagttgactagctcgttgatcaaagatggtcaaggtttcctggccataggcaagtgttgtcacttgataaacgggatcacatcattaggagaatcatgtgatgtactagacccaaactaatagacatagcatgttgatcgtgtcattttgttgctactgttttctgcgtgtcaagtatttgttcctatgaccatgagatcatataactcacggacaccggaggaatgctttatgtgtatcaaacatcgcaacgtaactgggtgactataaagatgctctacaggtatctccgaaggtgttcgttgagttagtatggatcgagactgagatttgtcactccgtgtgacggagaggtatctcggggcccactcggtaatacaacatcacacacaagccttgcaagcaatgtgacttagtgtaagttgcgggatcttgtattacggaacgagtaaagagacttgccggtaaatgagattgaaataggtatgcggatactgacgatcgaatctcgggcaagtaacataccgaaggacaaagggaatgacatacgggattatatgaattcttggcactgaggttcaaacgataagatcttcgtagaatatgtaggatccaatatgggcatccaggtcccgctattggatattgaccgaggagtctctcgggtcatgtctacatagttctcgaacccgcagggtctgcacacttaaggttcgacgttgttttatgcgtatttgagttatatggttggttaccgaatgttgttcggagtcccagatgatatcacggacgtcacgagggtttccggaatggtccggaaacgaagattgatatataggatgacctcatttggttaccggaaagttttcgggcattatcggaaaagtttcgggctcatcgatagtgtaccgggagtgccgggaggggtgccggggaccatcgggaggggtgtcacgccccaaggggtctcatgggctatgggaagagataaaccagcccctagtgggctggaataagttcccactaaggcccataaggtttgagaaggaaaaaacacaaggtggaaagagtttccaagtgggaaggtggaatcctactccaagtaggattggagtaggactcctccacctccaatttcggccaaaccttgagggtttgaggctgcctcttccctccccctctctcctatatatactgaggtattagggctgatttgagacaacttttgccacggcagcccgaccacatacctccacggttttacctctagatcgagtttctgcggagctcgggcggagccctgctgagattagatcaccaccaacctccggagcgccgtcacgctgccggagaactcatctacctctccgtctctcttgctggatcaagaaggccgagatcatcgtcgagttgtacgtgtgctgaacgcggaggtgccgtccgttcggcactagatcgtgggattgatcgcgggacggttcgcggggcggatcgagggacgtgaggacgttccactacatcaaccgcgttcactaacgcttctgctgtgcgatctacaagggtacgtagatcgaacatcccctctcgtagatggacatcaccatgataggtcttcgtgcgcgtaggaaattttttgttttccatgcgacgttctccaacatcgGCGGCCATGGCCCTCGTCCCGTACGGCGCCGGAGGGAGCACGGTGTCGTTCCCTGTGCCGATGCTCACCGGTGACAACTACACCGTGTGGGCGATCAAGGTGGAGGCGAACCTCGACGCGCAAGGGTTGTGGGAAGCGGTGGTTCCAGCGGAGGACTCGGCGGCGGCCGTCATCGCCAAGAAGGACAAGCCGGCGAGGGCATACCTCCTCGGAGCACTCTCCGAGGACATCCTGTTGCAGGTGTCGTCGAAGAAGACGGTGGCAGAGCTGTGGGCGAGCCTCAAGACGCGGTTTGTCGGCACGGACCGGGTGAGGGCGGCGCGGCTCTCCACTCTCCGCGGCGAGTTCGATCGCCTGCGCATGGAGGACGGCGACGAGCTGGACACGTACGCCGGGAGGATCAGCGGCATGGCGGCAAGGTACGCGGCCCTCGGAGCAACGCTCGATGACGCGACAATGGTGAAGAAACTGCTCGACACCGTGCCGGACCGGCTGTATGGAGCGGTGGCCGGAATTGAGCAATTCTGCGACGTCGACGACATGCCGTTCGAGGAGGCGCTTGGGCGGCTGAAGGCGTTCgaggagcgaacgaggcggcgcaCTCAGGACAGCGGCGGACGAGGCGGCGACCAGCTCATGCTCACGGCGGCTCAATGGGCGACGCGGCGACGTCAGCAAGGCGGCAAGTTCGACCACGACAATGATGACGCGGGCAGCACGGCGTCGGGCAGCGGAGGAAGGCGGCGTGGTCGATGCTACAACTGCGGTGTGCGTGGGCATTTCTCCCGCGACTGCCGGAAGCCAAAGAAGGCGGCGGAAAAGAAGGCTCTCCTCGCCGACGTTGACGACGTCGGGTCGACGCTCCTCTAGGTCACAGCTTAGGGGGTGACTGTTGGGAATAAGCTGTGACCCAAACACGGTGATGACCGGCGTGCGTGCGCCAGGTCGAGTCTGGTGCGGTGCAGACTAGCGTAGGCACGTCAGGTCGAGTCTGCGGAGTCGGGTCAGGTCATAGGTGTGTGTGCGTTGCGTGCGTGCGTTTTGTGTGCTCGTGGCAGTAGCGTGTGCGCGCGCGTAGTGGTAGTAGTCAGTTAGCCGCGGACGGTGGAGCTGACCGCTTCGTGCGCATAGCGCGCGTCGTGCGCATGGCGGGGCAGATCGCAATGGAGCTAGCTGGACGTTCCTGCGTACGTGCATACAGAAACGTGGAAGCTACGCTGCTGTGGGGCTACAAAGACCCGGCCATGAGAGTGTGTTACTTGCTGTAGCTTTGTGCTGAAGAGAGAACAAGGGCGTTTGAGCGCCGGTGGCGTACGTCGCCAGAGAAACACTAAGTCTCCAGTGCTTCGTCTACCTCCCGTCCTCTCTTGTTCTTTGTACGAGAGAATTAGCTAGGCTCGAGGGTCTGACATTCTACAATTTAACCTTCCTTTGTCCAGATGGCAAGAACAAACTATTTATCTTCTTTTGCGAGCGATAAGTGACATACAAGGTTAACAGGTTAAAAACTACAAACATTAGCAAACTCATCCAAGACTTGCCTGAATGTTAACGGAAGCGGAATAATTTGAAATTCATCAATGAGAACCAGAAACATTCATCAAGAACAAACGCAGAAAATGGGGCCTAAATAAAAATCTGACGCAGAATCAAAGACAACAGTGAAAAGATGAACACATACCTTATGAACGCAAGCACGATCAATTGAAAGGTAACTAGCCGAAGCAAGCAAACAAGCCACTTCTACATCTTGGCAACCGGAAAGTAACTATAGATACCTGCAGGGCAATCACGACATCAGTCAAACCATCCTGTACAAGGCATTCATGGAAAGCCATTAAAGTCATATCTGCAGATTTTGTGTCGCTCAAACAGTAAACATTAGCTAAACCATCCTGAAAATTGTGCCAAAAGCTCTGACATGAAATCACCACAAAATTATTAGACAAAACTAACATCAGAAGCAGAGAATAATGCGTTCATCTGGCAGTTTTTAGCTCACTGGCAATATGTGGCACACCTTTAACTTGGCAGTTTTTGGCAACATCTGGTGCCAATAGAGGCTACACAATCAATGGGCATATAATGCGTTCATGGAGCAGGAAAGAAGAAAAATCAGATCTCTAGCTCACCGGCAATACCTTTTAGAAATACACAAGATATAAGTTGCTGCCAGATCGAATTTAATACAATAATCGCACACCCAACACACTGAAGCACACATGCCAGTGTATACATTGTCTGTATGTGTCAAAGAATTCAAATTCATACATTAGCCAACTCACCAAAACCCTCACCATATctcaaaaaagaaataaactatcaAGATGTGCAAATTTTGTTGAAGAAAAAGGGACGTAGGGGATATCTTTCCAGGCAGACAGTTCACATCTCCAAGCACTTAAAATAGCAATCTCTCCCTCGCTACTACTAAACAGCATTGTATTAAAAACTGCATTCGGTTTTCTTTCTACATCAGCACAGGTCTCTCCTgccttcaaaaaaaaaaaagcacAGGTCTCTCCACAACGAAAATAGAAAGATCCAAGGCTATTTTCAGGTGCTGCAATAGGGGCTAGTAATTGGCAGTAGGCACCATCTTGTTGAGGAAATTAATAACATGGCAAAAGGGGCTACAAGACAAACAGACCTGAAATTGTGGGCCATTTGATTTGCTGGAAAATACTGAAGTACTTTGTTGCGTTACACTACAAACTATCCAGATCAAATGTCGATATTGCCCTTGGAACTCCGATATATAAGAGACTTGACACTCTGAAACTGACTAAGAGAACCACCAGTCACCTGAAAACGTCTACATCAATTCTCTTCTCTTCTCGTCCGACGAAGGAGAGGAGATGGAGACGAAGAAGAGGGCGGCCACCATTGCCGCCCTTGGCATGCTCCTCATCATGTCAGTGCCATCCCAGCAGCGGGTGGCCGCCATGTCCTTCTGCAACTGTTACCAGCAGTGCTACCCCGGGTGCAGGCAAAGCGTCCCTTGGTGGCTCTGCAACGTCGACTGTGCCGGCAACTGCgacgccggcgacagggaggatGTCCTCGCCGCGTGCATCATGGTCTGCAGCACAGACTCCGTCTGCGACCCGGCGGTGGCACCAACCTGTAAGACGACGGACCCCCTTACTTGCATTGCATTTGCTTCGTTTATAGATGAATTTCTCATGACCAGTGATGTCTATGTTCTCTGTTTTCTGTTGACATGACAAAAATCACCATCTGTTCTGATGATCTTGTGATCGTCTTGACGATTTTGCAGATGCACAAGGTGTTGCGGATTGCATAGCTGAGTGCAAGAAGAGGTGGGGGCAATAATTAACGCCAAGTAACCTTAAAATaaacagctgaagaatctgtggatcatgggatcatatgatgttgaacGTCTGTCACCGCTGAACCAATCAATAAAATGTGTTTCGCGTGGGTCGGTGCCACTTgtctgatttttttttatttttatttttgcaaatttcAGCTGCATATTTATTTCGTAAGAAGTTAACACATACTACAAGAATTAAATCATTAGCAATCCCGTCCAAGCCGTCCGTGAATCCCAGTGAAAGCAAGCAACTCATAAGAACAAACACACAAGATGGGACGGCATACGCATAAATCTGATGCGGAATTCTCCCCGACAGATGCAACACAGAAAACAGTGTGACAGTATGAACAAACACAGCAAGATCAACCGAAAAGTACTGATTAATACAAGCAAGTCATTATGTCTTCAATCTTCATGCGAATTGGCAAATTTACTACAGCAAACTCATCCAAGCCTTGCCTGATTGTTAATGAAACGAAACTAATTCGAAATTCATCAGTGAGAACCAGATAAACATTCACCAATAATAAACGCAGAAAATGGGGGCTAAATAGAAATCTGATGCAGAATCTAAGAAAACAATGAAAGATGAACACATACATAATTAAGGCAAGTAAGATCAATTGAAAGGTACTAACTAATCGAAGCAAGCGAACAAGCCACTTCTGCATCTTGGCCACCGGAAAGTAACTCTAGATACCTGCAGGGCAATCATGGCATGCATCAGTCAAACCAATCTGTACAACACATTCATGGAAAGCCATTGAACTCAGGTCTGTATATTTAGAATGGCTCTAACAGTAAACATTAGCTACACCATCTTGAAAACTGTGCAAAAAGTTACGACATGAAATCACCAGAGTTATTAGACAAAACTAACATTAGAAACAGAGAACAATATGTAATTTGAGGCAGACCTTCAACTTGGTAGTATCTTAAAACATCTGTTCCAATAGAGGCTAAACGGTCAATGGGCATATGATGCGTTCACTGGAGTAGAAAAGCAGAAAAATCTGATTTCACAATGAGAATGTAAAAAAAATAACAATGAGAGATATGCTAAGAAAATATGTAAGCAAACTCCCCAACACTAGATATGTTCATATGTATAGCTACAGTTCAGTAAAAAAAGGTTACATCCTAATTTCCATATCTACCAGACTAACCAAAAGAGAAGATTCTACTGTGCAAGATCCGTTCACCCCATCCCCATATCAAGAGGAGCAACACAACATGTCCCTGTATCATACATAGTCTTTTAACGACGACGGCAATCACACACCCAAGACCCAACACACTGAAGCACACACTCCCATGTATACATCATCTGTATATTTAACTCATCAAAGAATTCAAATTCAGACATTAGCCAACTCACCGAAGCCTTCACCATATCTAAAAATTTAAAACAAACCCAGTGGCATTGCTACTGGATAGATGCAATTTTTGTTAAAGAAAAAGAGAACTGTGCAAATTCAATTCACAGGAGGTGTCTTTCCAGGCAGACACTGTTGGCTTTTGGACCCTCAAAGTCCTCCCGGAGCTTCACGTACACTAGCAAGCAAGCTAGCAGGCAGGTGGACGGATCCTATAGCTAGCTTGTGGTTGACTGATCGAATAAGTTGATCGTCTCGACGGAACGTAGCGAATCAAACAAAACGAAACTGGTATTTGGTGGTGCAATACCATACTTTAGCTTGGTATATAAAGACATACAACGTCGTCGCGCCCAACGCGTTGCCGAGTCGGCAACCAACACGACGCGACCCAGGCTCATTTGCAACTTGTACAAGACACTGGTTTGGACTCAAACTCGGATATGCACATAACGTTGTCTATGACACTTTGATCTAGCTACCTAATCTTACTATAGactacaactaggttaattactacattcacctccttaacctGGTTGTTTTGTCTTCATTGCTTGCACTAcgactttcttcctcatctcgatgaacttctgtcgaccgagggacttggtgaaaatatcggcaagctgGTCTTTGGTGTTCACGTGTTGAACTTCAATCAACCCTtcctcaatgcactcccggatgtgATGAAACCggatatctatgtgcttgctcctttcgtgatgaaccggatttttgcacaatgagattgcagcttggttgtcaatcttcaatgacaccttctgcacctcccgctttgcaagaatagctagaagtcttctcagccacactgcttgacaagctgccgtgcttgccgctatgtattctgcctcgcatgaagacagtgccaccaccttttgcttctgagaattccagctaatcagattcgggccaaggtagaaaaccatgcccgttgtgcactttcgttcatcaacatcacctgccatgtcactatctgaatatccacgaaggatcaatccttccttttcctttttgtacgtgcaaccaagattaatggtgcctttcacatagcgcaagcactagtggaaaacgggcctttggcctggaccctttagtcctggcctgcctctgggccggactaaaggcccggccacgtcgccccaattctcaatgcctccctcgaggctttagtcccggcccgtaaggagcctttagtcccggttcgtgtcccaaaccgggactaaagggctacgcggtgggcagtggtggtggcaaccgttcgtatccccctttagtcccggttggtggctcaacccgggactaaaggactaacacgtggcctgccgtagtggtggcgacggttggtatacctctttagtcccggttggtggctcaacccgggactaaagacccaaacggtttgcatcccgcatcgtttcgggcgatgaaaagcacgaactgaAGCGTACAGTcgtcatttctctgttcttcttctctctcgcgtcgccctctctgttcttctcctctcttcttcccttctcttcttccaccatgccaactagctttcgtaaggtgctcgcacatggcacgacgatgctcgatgtcgtgtacacgaacctgagcaacgaggtgccgttttttcttcaacagttgaaggaaaaatggtttgaccacgcagcggatcatgagaagttcttggggcttgatctggagtacacggtcgatcaacgcggtgttgccgtcatccaactatgcttcgcacgccatgtcttgatcttccaatgggcgaggtaagttttgaggctttctttgatccaagataatgacattgtaagtttatttgtttcaatcatagttggttcccttcaaatagttgtagtgaaacaattttgcttagttgaaggggagcacaatcgaattggaatagtgttccataatctgaaaaatcgtattagaatcaactagtgtttaatatgttccattggaatcatagttggttcccttcaaatagttgtagtgaaacaattttgattagttgaaggggagcacaatctcattggaatagtgttccataatctgggtgggagtccttccttcccttcccacctcctcttttttttcttttctctttgattttctttcctaggcgcatagggcccttttgggctgtcccaccagcccactaagggctggtgcgccaccctcaaggcctatgggcttccccggggtgggttgccccccccccccccccccggtgaactcccggaacccattcgtcattcccggtacattcccggtaactccgaaaaccttccggtaatcaaatgaggtcatcctatatatcaatc
This genomic stretch from Hordeum vulgare subsp. vulgare chromosome 6H, MorexV3_pseudomolecules_assembly, whole genome shotgun sequence harbors:
- the LOC123403602 gene encoding uncharacterized protein LOC123403602 → METKKRAATIAALGMLLIMSVPSQQRVAAMSFCNCYQQCYPGCRQSVPWWLCNVDCAGNCDAGDREDVLAACIMVCSTDSVCDPAVAPTYAQGVADCIAECKKRWGQ